The following nucleotide sequence is from Synchiropus splendidus isolate RoL2022-P1 chromosome 1, RoL_Sspl_1.0, whole genome shotgun sequence.
tctgttgtttaactgtgtacggctccatccatcatccatcatccccAGCCAGCCTTGAGCCTCTTGTGAGGACGAGGGTTTATCATCACCACATTtcctttctctttcatttccccAAATATTGTCCCTCAGTGGGACATTGCgagccactctctctctctctcacacacacacgcaggcacatgctcgctcgctcgctctctctctcggtCAAGGTGCGTGTGCACGGCGGAGCAACGAACTCCCGGCAGGTCATCGACCCCGACACTGGTGCGGCGTTCCAGACGTGCGGAGCTGGTGGTTTGGTTGTGAGGCAGTTGGGAGCGAGGGATCTCCGGAGAGTGCGCTGGACAGCCATGGCTGCCCGCCTGCAGCTGCTGGGTCTGCTCCTGGGTCTGGTGTCCTGGTGTCTGCAGTCCAGCTGCACCTCCTCACACGCCTGGAAGGTGCGCAGCCAGGCCGAGTCGGTGAGCAGCAGCCAGTGGCAGCTGGAGGGTCTGTGGATGAGCTGCGCCGCCACCTCGCTGGGCGCGCTGCACTGCAGCCGCTTCAAGACCGTGCTGGGGCTGCCGGGTGAGTAGTGACGGTGAGACGAAGCTTCGCGCCGAGGCGTTCAGAGGACTTggttcgactcatgagtcgactctTCGAGAAGGTTCACATGCGGTCtggcgccacctagtggagAGTAAGCTTCTGCGCGCGTGAGCAGTGGCATCGTCTTCCACAATATCAGACATAGATGTTTGGGAGGACGCGGATGAGacgtacacactcacacagcaacattccatttcagttattttcattccaaaccagatgtttttttccaactgtGTTTGGACTGAGGCCGTTTCTTCTCTGAGCCCGACACCTGTGAGCCATGACCTTGTTGGCAGAGGTCAGACGCAAGTGTTGCCGGAGCAGTTCCATGACTTGACAAGAGTCATCCATacacagctgctcacaaaacCTGACAAGACGGCCAACCTCCGATGCCTTTCTTCaatctggaattgaactgcCCCATCCACTTCCTGAAGGGGTCACGTGCTGCGGCCAGTTGGAGGCTGCGACGAAGGCCAAAGGCAGCGAAACCAAATGTTGCCCTCCGGCTCTCTAAAAGGTGTCACGTCACAGAAGAAATCATGCAGGAACCTGGTGGCCCACTCAGCCAGACGCCAGCTCAACTCTTGCTGTACACCACTGGAAATACTTCCCCAATAGCCTCTCAACTCCAGCCACGCATCTTCAACAAAGCAGCAAACACCCAATATAGGTCTCTGTGAGTCCAACAGTGAATCCTCGCTCaggcgtgcgtgtgcgtgtgtgtgtgcgtgcgtgtctcCAGCCCAGCTGCAGGCCTGCCGGGCCCTGATGgtcctctctctgctgctgggGTTCGGGGCCACCGTCCTGACGGTTCTCGGGCTGAAGTGCACCAAGATGGGCGGCGCCTCGGAGACACACAAGAGTCACATGGTGCTGGGCGGCGgcctcaccttcctcctctccgGTGAGTCGCGGGCCCGCAGCTGAGCTGGGGCCACTCTCACGCCCGCTGCTCCCCGGCAGGTTCCCTCACGCTcatcgccgtctcctggtacgCCGGCGCAGTCATCCACGACTTCTACAGCCCCGTGTTCGGCGGCGTGAGGTGAGGCAGAGCGGCGGCCGCCGAGTCCCTGCAGGGTGCTGACGGCGAGCACGTGTCCTCAGGTTCGAGCTGGGATCGGGCGTCTACCTGGGATGGGCGGCGTCGTGTCTCTCTCTGATGGGAGGGTCGCTtctgtgcagcagctgcaggaggagctcGCCACCCCCGCGGTGAGTGCCGCTCTGGGACGCCCTGGTGCGGCCATGGGGTCCAGAGGTCACCGACACCAGCCGCTCCGCTTGACTGATGTGACCTGCCGCCTCTGAGGCGCTGTGCCTCCCGCCAGGTCTGAACCCGAGTGTGCTTGCAGGTCTTGCAG
It contains:
- the LOC128768083 gene encoding claudin-7-like, whose protein sequence is MLARSLSLSVKVRVHGGATNSRQVIDPDTGAAFQTCGAGGLVVRQLGARDLRRVRWTAMAARLQLLGLLLGLVSWCLQSSCTSSHAWKVRSQAESVSSSQWQLEGLWMSCAATSLGALHCSRFKTVLGLPAQLQACRALMVLSLLLGFGATVLTVLGLKCTKMGGASETHKSHMVLGGGLTFLLSGSLTLIAVSWYAGAVIHDFYSPVFGGVRFELGSGVYLGWAASCLSLMGGSLLCSSCRRSSPPPRSCSYRAARPPGCSATQGPGQSIYTAAPPSDCSSAKAYV